The DNA region CGATCACCCTCGGCGGCGGGTGGGCCCTGCACAAGCCCTCGCAGTCGTGGATGACGCCGCGCGTGGTGCGGCCCACCCGGGACCTGATCCGGTGGTGCCGCGCCCCGGGCTGGCGGTTGCACCGCTCCCGACTGCGGGGGTGACGCGGCGGGAGAGCCTACTTTCCCCTTCGGGTCAGCCGCCAGAGGGTCACGCCGTTCGTGATCAGCAGCAGGGCGCACAGGAGGGCGAAGGGGACGTTCCCCCGCTGCACGAAGCGGATCGCCAGGATGCCCCACCCGCACATCAGGGCCACCACGAGCCAAACGCGCCAGGCGGGAGCGTTCACACGGCGCTCCGGGAAGACAGGGGGGAGAGCTTCATGACCGCAGGGTAACGCGGGGGCGGTGAGGGGCAGGCCCAGGCGCCGGATCAGAGGCTTAACAGTCCCTCCAAGCCGCGTCGGGTCGCCGCCAGCGCCTCCCCGATCCGCCACGCGCCCCGGTCGCGGGGACCGACGGGGTTGCTGACCCCCCGCACTTCGAGGGCCGGAACACCCGCCAGCAGCGCCGCGTGGGCCACCCCCGCCCCCTCCATCCCCTCGGTGAGCGCGCCGGGGTGGCGCCGGGCAAGTTCCCCGGCACGCTTGGCGCTCCCCGTCACCGTGCTGAGGGTGAGGGTGGGGCCGCACGGAGCGCCCAGCCGCCGGGCCAGGTCCACCGCCCCCTCCCAGGCTGGAAAAACTCCGGCGTGCGGCGCGTCGGGCAAGACCGACAGCCCCAGCGCCGCGAGGTCGA from Deinococcus aetherius includes:
- the mqnB gene encoding futalosine hydrolase, yielding MKVLIVVATAGEAARLADLPARVVVSGVGPVAAALATQRVLLEKRFDLAVSAGIGGAYLGSGLSPGDLAVSSVIVQADLGAQDGEDFLDLAALGLSVLPDAPHAGVFPAWEGAVDLARRLGAPCGPTLTLSTVTGSAKRAGELARRHPGALTEGMEGAGVAHAALLAGVPALEVRGVSNPVGPRDRGAWRIGEALAATRRGLEGLLSL